From Bosea sp. NBC_00550, the proteins below share one genomic window:
- a CDS encoding DUF1476 domain-containing protein: MTTFDQRKDAFENKFAHDEELRFKATARRNKLLGLWAAEKLGKSGADADAYAKSVVVADFEEAGDEDVVRKVKNDFVLANVNASDTEIRTVMTELLIKAAEDIQAGR, encoded by the coding sequence ATGACGACCTTCGATCAGCGCAAGGACGCCTTCGAGAACAAGTTCGCCCATGACGAGGAGCTGCGCTTCAAGGCGACCGCCCGGCGCAACAAGCTGCTCGGGCTCTGGGCCGCCGAGAAGCTCGGCAAGAGCGGTGCCGATGCGGATGCCTATGCCAAGTCTGTCGTCGTTGCCGATTTCGAGGAGGCCGGCGACGAGGATGTGGTGCGCAAGGTCAAGAACGACTTCGTGCTGGCCAACGTCAACGCGTCCGACACCGAGATCCGCACGGTGATGACCGAGCTGCTGATCAAGGCGGCCGAGGACATTCAGGCCGGGCGCTGA
- a CDS encoding HpcH/HpaI aldolase family protein — MAKPTVLSSLADRFAKGDSVVSAWCGLPDPSISAILAQEDFDAITLDMQHGPITLGEVIRAIPLINAAGKPALARIPVGEFQNVSKLFDSGVSGVIAPMINTMEDARRFAAYAKYPPMGERSWGSYGGLIASGLDQNAYLKAANGFSMTFAMIETREAMAIVDDILALDGIDALFVGPSDLSIALSGGAQVDATAPEVDAALKHVVARASAVNKPVALYAATAERAKQGLAMGARMVTVMSDSALLRAATQTALKIVRS, encoded by the coding sequence ATGGCCAAACCCACCGTCCTCTCTTCCCTCGCCGACCGCTTCGCCAAGGGCGACAGCGTCGTCTCGGCCTGGTGCGGCCTGCCCGATCCCTCGATCTCGGCGATCCTGGCGCAGGAGGATTTCGACGCGATCACGCTCGACATGCAGCACGGGCCGATCACGCTGGGCGAAGTCATCCGCGCGATCCCGCTGATCAATGCGGCCGGCAAGCCGGCGCTTGCGCGCATTCCGGTCGGCGAGTTCCAGAACGTCTCGAAGCTGTTCGATTCCGGCGTTTCCGGTGTGATCGCGCCGATGATCAACACCATGGAGGATGCGCGCCGCTTCGCCGCCTATGCCAAATATCCGCCGATGGGCGAGCGCAGCTGGGGCAGCTATGGCGGCCTGATCGCCTCCGGCCTCGACCAGAACGCCTATCTCAAGGCGGCCAACGGCTTCTCCATGACCTTCGCGATGATCGAGACGCGCGAGGCGATGGCGATCGTCGACGACATCCTCGCTCTGGACGGCATCGACGCCCTGTTTGTCGGACCGTCCGATCTGTCGATCGCGCTGTCCGGCGGTGCGCAAGTCGATGCGACTGCGCCCGAAGTGGACGCGGCGCTGAAGCACGTCGTCGCCCGGGCTTCCGCCGTCAACAAGCCGGTCGCGCTCTATGCGGCGACGGCCGAGCGCGCCAAGCAGGGTCTGGCCATGGGCGCGCGCATGGTCACGGTGATGAGCGATTCGGCCCTGCTGCGCGCGGCGACGCAGACGGCCCTGAAGATCGTGCGCAGCTAG